One stretch of Proteiniborus ethanoligenes DNA includes these proteins:
- a CDS encoding flagellar FlbD family protein produces the protein MIRVNRLNNTEFVINCELIEFIEETPDTVITLTTGKKIVVKESIDEIIDKVIKFKNNIFIYRLKE, from the coding sequence ATGATTAGAGTAAATAGGTTAAATAATACTGAATTCGTAATCAACTGCGAGCTAATAGAATTCATAGAAGAAACCCCAGATACGGTTATTACTTTAACTACAGGTAAGAAAATTGTAGTAAAGGAATCAATTGATGAAATAATTGATAAGGTAATAAAATTTAAAAACAATATTTTTATTTACAGATTAAAGGAATAG
- a CDS encoding flagellar motor protein produces the protein MDIATIIGFLMGTAFVVWGISLSGSLWNFYDFPSIVIVLGGTIAATLVSYPLKKVIGTLKIVKHAFTLHTLNPSGVINQLIDLSNIARREGLLALEESGERIEDEFLKKGIMLIVDGTDPELVRNILETELAFLEERHREGQSIFEAMGSYAPAFGMIGTLIGLINMLQDMDDPSSVGPNMSVALITTFYGSVLANLVFIPIANKLKGRSSEEILIKELMVEGLLSIQAGENPRIIEEKLKTFLSPEMRKEYKKGLEAGEA, from the coding sequence ATGGATATAGCAACAATCATTGGTTTTTTGATGGGAACAGCTTTCGTTGTTTGGGGTATTTCATTGTCAGGAAGCTTATGGAATTTTTATGATTTTCCTTCTATTGTAATAGTTTTAGGCGGAACCATAGCTGCTACCTTAGTAAGCTATCCATTAAAAAAAGTAATTGGAACCTTAAAAATAGTAAAACATGCTTTTACCCTACATACTCTTAATCCTAGTGGTGTAATTAACCAACTAATAGATCTCTCTAATATTGCTAGAAGAGAAGGACTATTAGCACTAGAAGAATCAGGAGAAAGAATAGAAGATGAGTTCCTTAAAAAAGGAATCATGTTAATAGTAGATGGTACGGATCCTGAGCTTGTAAGGAATATTCTTGAGACTGAATTAGCTTTCTTAGAGGAAAGACACAGAGAAGGACAAAGCATATTTGAAGCAATGGGAAGCTATGCTCCTGCTTTTGGTATGATAGGAACATTAATAGGACTTATTAATATGCTTCAAGATATGGATGACCCATCTAGTGTTGGTCCTAATATGTCGGTGGCTCTTATTACTACCTTTTACGGATCCGTATTAGCAAACCTAGTATTTATACCTATAGCTAATAAGCTTAAAGGCAGAAGCAGTGAAGAAATTTTAATTAAAGAATTAATGGTTGAAGGACTTTTGTCTATCCAAGCCGGAGAAAACCCAAGAATAATTGAAGAAAAACTAAAAACCTTCTTATCTCCTGAAATGAGAAAAGAATATAAAAAAGGTCTTGAAGCTGGAGAAGCATAA
- a CDS encoding flagellar motor protein MotB — MLDLVTLLLCFFVLLILNYDINAK, encoded by the coding sequence ATATTAGACTTAGTTACACTTCTTTTGTGTTTTTTTGTATTATTAATTTTGAATTATGATATCAATGCGAAATAA